The following are encoded in a window of Paenibacillus polymyxa genomic DNA:
- the helD gene encoding RNA polymerase recycling motor HelD — MPVTTEQQWNEEQRRVEDVTAVISGRIRKLETEVGSVRGDVVDMRKDFWDEVTINFSEADDVGETSTSLRQQSEILSERERRHKHSTEALGRLKKLLDSPYFARIDFAEEGQTAERVYLGIASLLDNQDEEFLIYDWRAPISNLYYDNMPGPASYKTPAGEMEGELTLKRQFSIRDGQIRFMFDTGVTIGDELLQAVLSRSSDAQMKSIVATIQREQNRIIRDDRSRMLIVQGAAGSGKTSAALQRVAYLLYKYRDRLRADQVVLFSPNPMFNSYVSTVLPELGEENMLQATFQEYLERRLGREFQLEDPFEQLEYVLSASLQPGYEARMEGIRFKSSKTFLHVITSYKTYLEQEGMRFKPIRFQGREVVSVEQMARKFYEFDSTVRLANRLELLRDWMLKELARFGKEECSAPWVDQQMDLMEPEDYQRAYNRMRRKSKNKGDTFDDFTREREILARMVVSGRLKPLRKWIKALRFVDTTRLYSELFMNEALLSQLANHAELPVSWGEISRQTLERIQSGELAYEDVTPFLYLRELMLGFRSNSNIRHVFIDEAQDYSPFQLAFFKRLFPQAKMTALGDFNQAIYAHASVLQDAEPLYDLYGADQTEMISLTRSYRSTQEIVEFTRGMVAGGEHIVPFNRKGEKPLVTEVRSLEKLHQLIVGNVTKLLAEGYESIAVICKNADESAAAYEALEGQLSVKPKLIKKTTPAFEKGIHIIPAYLAKGVEFDAVLIYDGSAKQYQRESERKLFYTACTRAMHLLHIYSIGEITPFVSLRDSDTYTLKVEESDRVL, encoded by the coding sequence ATGCCAGTGACTACTGAACAGCAATGGAATGAAGAACAACGAAGAGTAGAAGATGTGACCGCAGTGATTAGCGGGCGTATTCGGAAGCTAGAGACAGAGGTTGGTTCTGTGCGCGGAGATGTCGTCGATATGCGTAAAGACTTCTGGGATGAGGTAACGATCAATTTCAGTGAGGCGGACGATGTGGGCGAGACGTCCACCAGTTTGCGTCAGCAGTCCGAGATTTTGTCTGAGCGGGAACGAAGACACAAGCATTCCACAGAGGCGTTAGGTCGTTTGAAAAAGTTGCTTGATTCACCGTATTTTGCACGAATTGATTTTGCTGAGGAAGGGCAGACTGCGGAACGTGTTTATCTGGGGATTGCCTCCCTGCTGGATAATCAAGATGAGGAATTTTTGATCTACGACTGGCGTGCGCCTATTTCCAATCTTTATTACGATAACATGCCGGGGCCTGCCTCATATAAGACCCCGGCCGGGGAGATGGAAGGGGAACTCACGCTTAAGCGCCAATTCTCGATTCGTGATGGACAGATCCGTTTTATGTTCGATACAGGAGTGACGATTGGAGACGAACTTCTTCAAGCAGTATTGAGCCGCAGCTCGGATGCTCAAATGAAAAGTATAGTCGCTACTATCCAAAGGGAGCAAAATCGCATCATCCGTGATGATCGAAGCCGGATGCTCATTGTTCAGGGGGCGGCAGGAAGTGGCAAAACCTCTGCTGCGCTTCAGAGAGTAGCGTATTTGCTGTATAAGTACCGGGATCGCTTACGAGCGGATCAGGTCGTGTTATTTTCGCCTAATCCGATGTTTAACAGTTATGTATCGACAGTATTGCCTGAATTAGGTGAGGAAAATATGCTTCAGGCCACGTTTCAGGAATATTTGGAGCGGCGTTTGGGCCGAGAGTTTCAGTTAGAAGATCCATTTGAACAGCTGGAATATGTGCTTTCAGCATCGTTACAGCCTGGGTATGAAGCTAGGATGGAGGGTATCCGCTTTAAGTCGTCCAAGACGTTCTTACATGTGATTACAAGCTACAAGACGTATTTGGAACAGGAGGGAATGCGTTTTAAACCCATCCGCTTTCAGGGACGTGAGGTGGTTTCAGTAGAGCAAATGGCACGCAAGTTTTATGAATTCGACTCTACGGTGCGGCTGGCGAACCGATTGGAACTGCTGCGGGATTGGATGCTCAAAGAGCTGGCCCGTTTTGGTAAGGAAGAATGCTCCGCCCCATGGGTGGATCAACAGATGGATCTGATGGAGCCGGAGGATTATCAGCGTGCCTATAACCGCATGCGCCGTAAATCCAAGAATAAGGGCGATACCTTCGACGATTTTACGCGTGAAAGAGAAATATTGGCGCGTATGGTGGTCAGTGGCCGCTTAAAGCCCTTGCGCAAATGGATTAAAGCGCTTCGCTTCGTAGATACGACTCGGCTCTACAGCGAGCTGTTTATGAATGAGGCATTGTTGAGCCAACTGGCGAATCATGCAGAGCTGCCCGTCAGCTGGGGTGAAATTAGTCGACAAACTCTGGAACGAATTCAGTCTGGGGAGTTAGCCTATGAGGATGTGACGCCCTTTTTATATTTGCGTGAGCTGATGCTGGGCTTTCGTTCCAATAGCAACATCCGTCACGTGTTTATTGATGAGGCACAGGACTATTCCCCATTCCAGCTGGCGTTCTTCAAGCGTTTATTTCCACAGGCTAAAATGACGGCACTGGGTGATTTTAATCAGGCGATCTATGCCCATGCCTCGGTGCTTCAGGATGCAGAGCCATTGTATGACTTGTATGGTGCAGATCAGACCGAGATGATTTCCCTGACACGCAGCTATCGCTCAACACAGGAAATTGTGGAATTTACCCGGGGGATGGTCGCTGGGGGAGAGCACATTGTACCGTTTAACCGTAAAGGTGAGAAGCCTCTTGTTACTGAGGTGCGTTCGCTTGAAAAGTTGCATCAATTGATAGTTGGGAATGTCACAAAATTGTTGGCAGAAGGCTATGAATCCATCGCGGTGATCTGTAAAAATGCTGACGAAAGTGCGGCAGCCTACGAAGCACTGGAAGGACAGCTGTCAGTGAAGCCAAAATTAATTAAGAAAACAACTCCTGCTTTTGAAAAGGGGATTCATATCATTCCGGCCTACCTGGCAAAAGGCGTGGAATTCGATGCGGTTCTGATTTATGACGGATCAGCGAAACAATACCAGCGTGAGAGTGAGCGTAAGCTGTTCTACACCGCCTGTACGCGAGCGATGCATCTGCTGCATATTTATAGCATAGGGGAGATTACGCCATTCGTGAGTTTACGGGATTCGGATACGTATACCCTCAAAGTGGAAGAAAGTGATCGTGTTCTATAG
- a CDS encoding adenine deaminase, whose protein sequence is MDMKSVFQRPPLADCVPELVATARGERKASLVIRGGTLVNVVSGELLPGMSIAVQGARIAYVGRDVSHTIGEDTIIIEAEGRYMAPGLLDGHCHIESTQLTVTEFAKAVLPLGVTGGFFDPHEISNVLGLKGLRLMLDEARTTPLAAYMQVASCVPSTGPELETTGASFGPAEVAEALSWGPDMIGLGEVMNFPGVVYGDDVMIGEIQATLRAGKVADGHFTWASDDWRLPVYAAAGITGDHECVTPEDVAERIRLGMYAKMRQGSAWHDVAETIRASTEMGLDTRRMMLVTDDRSAESLLHEGQMDFVVRHAIAQGVKPVTAFQMATLNTAERFGVARDIGSIIPGAIADIILLDGRLAEVNVTATIAAGQLVAEHGQMVADWDGFVYPAEVMDTVHLGRELSAADFRIAAPVREGNVPVRVIRVTENHVDTKEVRMIVPVRNGEVTADPAQDLCKIAVFERHHASGSHAVALVTGVGFTEPAAIAMTVAHDSHNLLVIGNDDELMTQAAKQAVALRGGVVVVSASGETRFPLPIAGLMSPAPFAEVAAQSESISRALQQSGCMLNNALMTLSLLALVVIPEIRLSDQGLVVIGADGIRKVSLFVEEDAAEV, encoded by the coding sequence ATGGACATGAAGAGTGTATTTCAACGCCCGCCACTAGCGGACTGTGTACCCGAGTTGGTAGCTACAGCTAGAGGAGAGCGCAAGGCATCGCTGGTGATCCGCGGAGGAACACTGGTCAATGTGGTATCGGGCGAGTTGCTGCCGGGCATGTCTATTGCTGTGCAAGGTGCTCGTATCGCTTACGTCGGTAGGGACGTCAGTCATACGATTGGAGAAGACACCATAATCATTGAAGCGGAAGGCCGCTATATGGCACCGGGGTTACTGGACGGACATTGTCACATCGAAAGCACGCAGCTGACCGTAACGGAGTTCGCTAAGGCTGTACTGCCGCTGGGAGTGACGGGTGGTTTTTTTGACCCGCATGAAATTTCCAATGTACTGGGTCTAAAAGGGCTTCGTCTGATGCTGGACGAAGCACGTACGACACCGCTGGCTGCTTACATGCAGGTGGCTTCTTGCGTCCCGTCCACAGGTCCGGAGCTGGAAACGACGGGTGCCTCCTTCGGCCCGGCGGAAGTCGCAGAGGCGTTAAGCTGGGGCCCGGATATGATCGGGCTGGGCGAAGTCATGAATTTCCCTGGTGTCGTCTATGGAGACGATGTGATGATCGGTGAAATTCAGGCCACGCTGCGCGCGGGCAAGGTGGCGGATGGCCATTTTACATGGGCCTCCGATGATTGGCGGCTGCCGGTCTATGCAGCCGCGGGAATTACGGGCGACCACGAGTGTGTCACGCCCGAGGATGTAGCCGAGCGTATCCGGCTCGGCATGTATGCCAAGATGCGGCAAGGCTCCGCATGGCATGATGTGGCCGAGACGATCCGAGCCAGCACGGAAATGGGTCTCGACACGCGCCGCATGATGCTGGTAACGGATGACCGCAGCGCGGAATCCTTGCTCCATGAAGGGCAGATGGACTTCGTCGTGCGTCATGCGATTGCACAGGGCGTCAAGCCCGTAACCGCGTTTCAGATGGCCACGCTGAATACGGCAGAGCGCTTCGGCGTGGCACGGGACATCGGATCGATCATTCCGGGTGCGATTGCCGACATTATTTTGCTTGATGGCCGATTGGCCGAAGTGAATGTGACGGCTACCATCGCAGCGGGCCAGCTGGTGGCCGAGCACGGTCAAATGGTCGCCGATTGGGACGGCTTCGTTTATCCTGCGGAAGTGATGGACACTGTCCACCTGGGACGAGAGCTGAGTGCTGCAGATTTTCGCATTGCGGCTCCAGTACGAGAGGGGAATGTACCTGTACGGGTGATTCGTGTTACGGAAAACCACGTGGACACGAAGGAAGTGCGAATGATCGTTCCGGTCCGTAATGGAGAAGTCACGGCAGATCCTGCACAGGATTTGTGCAAAATAGCCGTTTTCGAGCGCCATCATGCCAGTGGCAGTCACGCGGTGGCACTTGTGACAGGTGTCGGCTTCACCGAGCCGGCTGCGATTGCCATGACCGTCGCGCATGATAGCCACAACCTGCTCGTCATTGGTAATGATGACGAGCTCATGACCCAGGCGGCGAAGCAGGCTGTTGCCCTGCGTGGCGGCGTGGTGGTCGTATCCGCCTCGGGTGAGACGCGCTTCCCGCTGCCTATCGCCGGGCTGATGTCCCCAGCTCCGTTTGCAGAGGTAGCTGCGCAGTCCGAAAGTATCAGCCGGGCGCTTCAGCAATCCGGCTGCATGCTGAACAACGCGCTGATGACACTGTCACTGCTCGCACTGGTCGTTATCCCTGAAATTCGTCTGTCGGATCAGGGGCTTGTCGTGATCGGAGCGGATGGCATCCGCAAGGTATCTCTTTTTGTGGAAGAGGATGCTGCGGAAGTCTGA
- a CDS encoding Crp/Fnr family transcriptional regulator — protein MHPYYRSLEKMAHHASIIEQDWNRFVEQTCVKHIQQGTVLIETGEPVKHAYFCSEGLFRLFYTLADGREYNVGFSPEDDYVTSYGAMIQGELSTFSIEAMEDSVVIEIPYHVLMELMDTSHMWERFVRKSVERLYIRKEERERELLYLSAKERYHAFLLKYPGLDKRVAQYHIASYIGVSPVSLSRLLRSDPH, from the coding sequence ATGCATCCCTATTATCGTTCATTAGAAAAAATGGCTCATCATGCCTCGATTATAGAGCAGGATTGGAACAGGTTTGTAGAGCAAACCTGTGTGAAGCATATTCAGCAGGGAACGGTTCTCATTGAAACGGGTGAGCCTGTGAAACATGCCTATTTTTGTTCAGAGGGATTATTTCGTTTATTTTATACATTAGCAGATGGCAGAGAATATAATGTTGGTTTTTCGCCAGAAGATGATTACGTAACCTCTTATGGGGCTATGATCCAAGGAGAACTATCCACTTTTTCGATTGAGGCCATGGAAGATTCGGTTGTCATTGAAATTCCATATCACGTATTGATGGAGCTTATGGATACAAGCCATATGTGGGAAAGATTCGTCCGTAAAAGTGTAGAAAGACTTTATATTCGAAAAGAGGAACGGGAGCGCGAATTATTGTATCTTTCCGCTAAGGAGCGTTATCATGCTTTTCTTCTCAAATACCCCGGATTGGACAAACGAGTTGCCCAATATCATATAGCTTCGTACATAGGCGTCTCCCCTGTATCACTTAGTCGTTTGCTGCGTAGTGATCCGCATTAA
- a CDS encoding darcynin family protein: MRYMMIVLLEFYPSWLALPREERRKYAGALQATIQKYSEHVQVRFFDAEALPGKDYTDFVVCETEDMKQYHYMWEEIRDSEPYTKGYMKIKDVVMGMENAFQSYESEMLQMEK; the protein is encoded by the coding sequence ATGCGTTATATGATGATTGTATTATTGGAGTTCTACCCTTCCTGGTTGGCTCTACCTCGGGAGGAACGTCGAAAATATGCGGGGGCCTTGCAGGCTACCATTCAAAAATATAGCGAACATGTTCAGGTTCGTTTTTTTGATGCAGAAGCACTGCCTGGAAAGGACTATACTGATTTCGTCGTATGCGAAACGGAGGATATGAAGCAATATCACTATATGTGGGAAGAAATTCGCGATTCGGAGCCGTATACCAAAGGATACATGAAGATTAAAGATGTAGTGATGGGTATGGAAAATGCTTTTCAGTCCTATGAGTCAGAAATGCTACAGATGGAAAAATAA
- a CDS encoding ABC transporter substrate-binding protein yields the protein MRKQLKVAISLVCLMMFIGCSASPVSQQTTKITLLNSKSEIKTQLEEVAKQYNQEHPEVSLEIITAPEGTSAYQKLMSMYGSGSPATMSMLDPGDTQTFLDKAVDLSKEKWVADTIENGLDAVKKNDAVLGFPFAVEGYGLIYNKKVLDKATGGSFDPSSVKSRSNLNSLMAKIQKTGVAPVMLSPMDWSLGSHLLALSYSVQPVGFPEFVKGMQDNSIDMSQNNVMSGWVQTLDLLKNNSINKNSPLDSTYDDGVKALGEGKVGLWFMGNWAWAGIKSNDTANEEYGFLPLPLSDNTDDPNNAKITVGVTKYIFIDSTATTPQEQEEAKKFLNWMVYDKSGQDFLVNKANMVPAFKNIDLEPADPLGRSIKSYISTGKTLPFMATLPPDHGGITGASIQSYISGKIDKTELLRQIRIYWKAQQ from the coding sequence ATGAGAAAACAGCTAAAAGTTGCGATTTCTCTAGTATGTTTAATGATGTTTATAGGTTGTTCAGCTTCACCAGTATCACAGCAGACGACCAAGATTACACTTTTGAATTCCAAATCTGAAATAAAAACCCAATTAGAAGAAGTAGCAAAACAATACAATCAAGAGCACCCTGAAGTATCTTTGGAGATTATAACCGCTCCAGAGGGAACGTCAGCATATCAAAAACTGATGTCGATGTACGGCTCAGGAAGTCCAGCAACGATGTCGATGCTTGACCCGGGCGACACGCAGACATTCCTGGATAAAGCCGTTGATTTAAGTAAAGAGAAGTGGGTAGCCGATACGATAGAAAATGGACTTGATGCAGTTAAGAAAAACGATGCTGTGCTGGGATTCCCATTTGCAGTAGAAGGCTACGGATTAATCTATAACAAGAAAGTATTGGACAAGGCAACAGGGGGTTCTTTTGATCCTTCTTCGGTGAAAAGTAGAAGCAACCTGAACTCATTAATGGCTAAGATTCAGAAGACGGGAGTAGCACCGGTCATGCTTTCACCAATGGACTGGTCTCTCGGCTCTCATCTTTTAGCTCTGTCTTATTCTGTTCAACCTGTGGGTTTTCCAGAGTTTGTTAAAGGTATGCAGGATAACTCCATAGACATGTCCCAAAATAATGTAATGTCTGGATGGGTACAAACTTTAGATCTGCTCAAGAATAACAGCATCAATAAGAATTCACCTTTGGACAGCACGTATGACGATGGAGTCAAAGCATTAGGAGAGGGAAAAGTGGGGCTTTGGTTTATGGGCAACTGGGCTTGGGCTGGGATTAAGAGCAATGATACAGCAAATGAGGAATACGGTTTTTTGCCCCTTCCGTTAAGCGATAATACGGATGACCCTAACAATGCTAAGATTACAGTCGGTGTAACAAAGTATATTTTCATTGACTCCACAGCTACCACACCTCAGGAGCAAGAGGAAGCAAAGAAATTTCTGAACTGGATGGTATACGACAAGTCCGGACAAGATTTTCTGGTAAACAAGGCTAATATGGTACCTGCGTTCAAAAATATTGATTTAGAGCCTGCCGATCCTTTGGGACGATCAATCAAGTCGTATATCTCGACCGGAAAGACACTGCCGTTTATGGCAACCCTTCCACCTGATCATGGGGGTATCACAGGAGCATCTATCCAAAGCTATATCAGTGGAAAGATAGATAAGACTGAGCTGTTGCGCCAAATACGCATATACTGGAAAGCTCAGCAGTGA
- a CDS encoding methyl-accepting chemotaxis protein, which yields MFKLTLKKKIISAALILVIVLSLSSVIGVIKMSEMGEASNKVNNRSLPAVILLQGMDKQITEIDRLTVRLILEEDAAVRSTYQEELTKATASMDKSVNEYQSLASTAEEKELFTNFYGQWAMYLRHLKVVSAAMEENDKVMAYMIIHGNSSIYKAALEDVNKLKLLNEQYATDAANQSSQSYHSGRILMISLTIICTILGIIGSFLLAQSFTKPILKIAEQMKLVTRGNLQVEPLRVRSKDEVGELASDFNEMCDSLRNLLKEVVDNSLLVASTAEQLTASAEQTSIATEQIAISATQVAEGSQTQLADIAETLNYTVDVSKSVDNITNRFVHVANLTTQAQEKANNGKTQMSSTVFQIRDVHTKVTQSAEVVNILGEKSAEIKQITAMISDIAARTNLLSLNASIEAARAGEQGKGFAVVAYEVRNLSAQASEATGKISSLVNEITLRTDEVVISMNEGVQSLNEGMMLVEGVGNVFSEIVGAVEEVSGEVDTAALEARSVNEGTVSMVESMKKIAEISERAADSTQTVASVVEETTASMQEVSAGANMLAKRAEEMNQTVSVFKI from the coding sequence ATGTTTAAATTAACGTTAAAGAAAAAAATAATTAGTGCAGCGCTCATACTGGTTATCGTACTGTCCCTTTCAAGTGTTATAGGCGTCATTAAGATGTCGGAAATGGGTGAGGCTTCTAACAAGGTAAATAACAGGTCTTTACCCGCGGTTATTCTTCTTCAAGGTATGGATAAGCAGATTACAGAAATTGATAGACTCACCGTTCGATTGATACTTGAAGAGGATGCGGCTGTTCGCAGTACTTATCAAGAAGAACTAACCAAAGCTACAGCTTCAATGGATAAGAGTGTAAATGAATATCAAAGTTTAGCCTCTACGGCAGAGGAAAAAGAACTGTTCACCAACTTTTATGGTCAGTGGGCAATGTATCTTCGCCATCTAAAAGTGGTTTCCGCTGCCATGGAAGAAAACGACAAAGTGATGGCCTACATGATCATTCATGGAAATTCTTCTATTTATAAGGCAGCATTAGAAGATGTAAATAAACTGAAGCTACTTAATGAGCAATACGCAACGGATGCGGCTAATCAATCGAGTCAATCTTACCATTCAGGTAGAATTTTGATGATTTCTCTGACTATCATATGTACGATCCTTGGCATTATCGGTTCTTTTTTACTGGCTCAATCGTTCACTAAGCCCATATTAAAGATAGCGGAACAGATGAAGCTGGTAACCAGGGGGAATCTGCAAGTGGAACCCCTCAGGGTCAGATCAAAAGATGAGGTCGGGGAACTGGCGTCCGATTTTAATGAAATGTGCGATTCACTGCGCAACCTTTTAAAGGAAGTTGTGGATAATTCCTTACTGGTTGCCTCTACGGCTGAACAGTTAACGGCCAGTGCGGAACAGACAAGCATCGCTACCGAGCAGATAGCTATAAGTGCCACTCAAGTCGCAGAGGGATCTCAGACACAGCTTGCAGATATAGCTGAAACGCTGAATTACACGGTGGACGTTTCTAAAAGTGTAGACAACATAACCAATCGCTTTGTTCATGTGGCTAATCTCACAACCCAAGCACAAGAAAAAGCAAACAACGGGAAAACCCAAATGTCTTCGACTGTCTTCCAAATAAGAGATGTGCATACCAAGGTAACTCAATCCGCTGAAGTGGTAAATATTCTAGGAGAAAAGTCTGCGGAGATTAAACAGATCACAGCTATGATCAGCGATATAGCAGCCCGAACCAACTTGCTTTCACTAAATGCGAGTATAGAAGCTGCAAGAGCGGGAGAGCAGGGAAAAGGGTTTGCGGTTGTCGCTTATGAAGTACGCAATCTGTCGGCACAAGCAAGTGAAGCAACAGGCAAGATCTCTTCGCTTGTCAACGAAATTACCTTAAGAACAGATGAAGTTGTGATTTCAATGAATGAAGGTGTTCAATCTCTGAATGAAGGCATGATGCTTGTCGAAGGTGTAGGTAACGTTTTTTCTGAGATTGTAGGTGCCGTTGAAGAAGTGAGCGGTGAGGTGGACACGGCGGCTTTAGAAGCAAGATCCGTAAATGAAGGAACCGTTTCTATGGTGGAATCGATGAAGAAAATTGCTGAAATCTCCGAACGTGCAGCAGATTCTACTCAAACAGTCGCAAGCGTAGTCGAGGAAACTACCGCATCCATGCAGGAAGTGTCTGCAGGTGCTAACATGCTTGCCAAGAGAGCGGAAGAGATGAATCAAACGGTGTCGGTATTCAAGATTTAA
- a CDS encoding oligosaccharide MFS transporter, protein MMNLAKRNYWSLSIFNFAYLFTWSAAMSFFVIWLGQSLGISETYTGFLYAANSIVALIMQPLFGYLSDKLGLRKHLLYILFTILLLVGPFFIYVYGPLLQTQFVIGAIVGALFIGLVFNAGNGVVDSYMDKVSRKYGFEYGRVRMWGSLGWAAATFVAGRVININVNLTFWIASVSAVVAMICIFLTKVEISGQEQQKTESLKLIDVLHLVRTKKFWFLMLFMVGVTQIYEVYDQQFATYFVSQFSSKAEGNQFLGDLSAVQVFLEFVFLFVTPWFVNKTTAKWALIIAGSIMSLRIIGSSLPFGSIWVAAMKMIHSLEKPLILVAIFKYITVNFDQRLSSTMYLLYLFMGSLVVSIFSPIVGHMYEVLNFPITYVILGSIAGLFTIISCFTLTADKKNGERYLEERRKQDLKRAAKKAEAVHS, encoded by the coding sequence ATGATGAATTTGGCAAAACGCAACTATTGGTCTCTGAGTATTTTTAACTTCGCTTATCTGTTTACATGGTCTGCTGCCATGTCTTTTTTTGTCATTTGGCTGGGACAAAGCTTGGGAATTTCAGAAACCTACACGGGATTTCTATATGCGGCTAACTCAATCGTGGCCTTGATCATGCAGCCCCTGTTCGGTTACTTATCCGATAAGCTGGGTCTGAGAAAACATCTGCTGTACATACTCTTTACGATTCTTTTGCTCGTCGGACCCTTTTTTATTTATGTGTACGGTCCATTACTACAAACGCAGTTCGTCATTGGTGCCATTGTTGGTGCGCTATTTATCGGCCTGGTATTTAATGCAGGTAACGGTGTCGTCGATTCGTATATGGACAAAGTTTCGCGTAAATACGGCTTTGAATACGGACGGGTTCGTATGTGGGGTTCACTTGGGTGGGCGGCGGCTACTTTTGTTGCAGGACGGGTCATCAATATCAATGTAAACCTGACCTTCTGGATTGCCTCGGTATCTGCCGTTGTTGCCATGATCTGCATCTTTCTGACCAAAGTCGAAATTTCCGGACAGGAGCAGCAGAAAACAGAATCGTTGAAGCTAATCGATGTGCTGCATCTCGTGCGTACCAAAAAGTTCTGGTTTCTTATGCTATTCATGGTTGGCGTGACCCAAATCTATGAGGTATATGACCAGCAGTTTGCCACATACTTCGTATCGCAGTTCAGTTCCAAAGCGGAAGGAAATCAATTCCTCGGTGATTTAAGCGCTGTGCAGGTTTTTCTGGAATTTGTGTTCCTTTTCGTTACCCCTTGGTTTGTGAACAAAACGACCGCCAAATGGGCATTAATTATTGCCGGGTCGATTATGTCTCTGCGTATTATCGGCTCTTCATTGCCGTTCGGTTCCATATGGGTAGCTGCAATGAAGATGATTCACTCCCTGGAGAAACCGCTTATTCTGGTAGCCATCTTCAAATACATTACCGTTAACTTTGACCAGCGCTTGTCCTCCACCATGTACCTGCTGTATTTGTTTATGGGCTCCCTGGTGGTTTCCATTTTCTCACCCATTGTGGGACATATGTATGAAGTATTGAATTTCCCGATAACTTATGTAATTCTGGGTTCCATTGCAGGCCTGTTCACCATCATATCCTGCTTTACACTGACAGCAGACAAGAAGAATGGGGAGCGGTATCTGGAGGAACGTCGTAAACAGGATCTGAAAAGAGCAGCCAAAAAAGCAGAAGCCGTTCATTCGTAA
- the brnQ gene encoding branched-chain amino acid transport system II carrier protein: MSKSVSSSFIIIIGSMLFALFFGAGNLIFPPMLGQMAGKNVWVANAGFLVTGVGLPLLAVTAFVFSGKSNLQTLASRVHPVFGLVFTTILYLAIGPLYAIPRTGSVSFEIGVKPFFSNNADHPVALVVFTILFFGVACLLSLNPTKIIDVIGKFLTPIKLTFIGLLVIVAIIHPIGKFQEPAEGYTSNVFFKGFQEGYLTLDALVAFIFGIIIVNAIKDRGVTTKKELMIICAKAIAIAVILLAFIYTSLSYMGASSVEKLGVLGNGAEVLAKVSSYYFGSYGSILLGLMITVACLTTSVGLITSCSSFFHGLFPKVSYKRVALMLSIFSALVANIGLTQLIKVSTPVLMAIYPIAISLIFLTFLHPVFKGKSEVYQGSLILTFIVSLFDGLNAAGIKINVINDFFNHLLPLYNVGLGWLIPSVLGGVAGYIFTKLRGRKIILVLMKPKKNK, translated from the coding sequence ATGTCGAAAAGTGTTTCTTCGTCCTTTATTATCATTATAGGCTCAATGCTATTTGCCTTATTTTTTGGTGCAGGGAATCTAATCTTTCCACCTATGCTTGGGCAAATGGCTGGAAAGAATGTATGGGTAGCCAATGCGGGTTTCTTGGTTACCGGAGTTGGCTTACCATTACTAGCCGTCACAGCCTTTGTTTTTTCAGGCAAAAGCAATTTGCAAACTTTAGCGAGTCGTGTACATCCTGTATTCGGTCTAGTCTTTACAACAATTCTTTATCTGGCCATCGGGCCTTTATATGCAATTCCTAGAACCGGTAGTGTGTCATTTGAAATTGGAGTAAAACCTTTTTTTTCTAACAATGCAGATCATCCTGTCGCACTTGTTGTATTTACTATTCTTTTTTTTGGAGTTGCATGCTTGTTATCACTTAATCCTACAAAAATTATTGATGTTATCGGAAAGTTCTTAACACCCATTAAATTGACATTCATTGGATTACTTGTGATTGTAGCTATTATTCACCCAATAGGAAAATTCCAAGAACCTGCGGAAGGTTATACATCGAATGTCTTTTTCAAAGGCTTTCAAGAGGGTTATTTAACATTGGACGCTCTTGTAGCCTTTATTTTTGGAATTATCATTGTGAATGCAATTAAGGATAGAGGAGTCACTACAAAAAAAGAGTTGATGATCATTTGTGCCAAAGCGATAGCAATTGCGGTTATACTCTTAGCTTTTATCTATACGTCTCTTTCATACATGGGAGCTTCTAGCGTTGAAAAATTGGGTGTTTTGGGAAATGGCGCTGAGGTGCTAGCTAAGGTTTCCTCCTATTATTTTGGATCTTATGGTTCTATTCTATTAGGCTTAATGATTACAGTAGCGTGTTTAACGACAAGTGTGGGGCTTATTACTTCCTGCTCTTCTTTTTTTCATGGATTATTTCCGAAAGTCTCATACAAAAGAGTTGCTCTCATGTTATCTATATTTAGTGCTCTTGTAGCCAACATAGGTTTAACACAGCTTATTAAGGTTTCAACGCCAGTATTAATGGCAATATATCCTATTGCTATTTCTCTTATATTTTTAACTTTTTTACATCCCGTATTTAAAGGAAAATCAGAAGTATATCAAGGCAGTTTGATATTAACCTTTATCGTTAGTTTATTTGATGGCTTGAATGCTGCTGGAATAAAAATTAATGTAATTAATGACTTTTTCAATCATCTTCTTCCATTATATAATGTAGGGTTAGGGTGGTTAATTCCCTCTGTTTTAGGAGGTGTAGCTGGCTACATATTTACTAAGTTAAGAGGAAGAAAAATAATTTTAGTACTTATGAAGCCCAAAAAAAATAAATGA